The following proteins are encoded in a genomic region of Cricetulus griseus strain 17A/GY chromosome 7, alternate assembly CriGri-PICRH-1.0, whole genome shotgun sequence:
- the LOC113836679 gene encoding cleavage and polyadenylation specificity factor subunit 6-like isoform X2: MPLVCTSGPDKGSGRCGRRLGGARREPGDGRGRCPRGGGEGSSTWVGLGAPRGPWPRGAGTPPAPGLLPGPRPLPPLPGGLRVRPGLAVGNPDTQERAWMQKGAREPGAAARTNRSRS; this comes from the exons ATGCCATTGGTTTGCACCAGCGGCCCAGACAAAGGGAGCGGCCGCTGCGGGAGGCGATTGGGCGGAGCTAGGCGGGAGCCCGGAGACGGGCGGGGACGCTGCCCTCGCGGAGGCGGGGAGGGGTCCTCCACGTGGGTGGGGCTCGGCGCCCCCCGAGGGCCGTGGCCGCGGGGCGCTGGTACCCCTCCCGCCCCCGGGCTTCTGCCTGGACCGCGGCCGCTGCCTCCTCTTCCCGGAGGTCTCAGAGTCCGTCCCGGTCTCGCAGTAGGGAACCCGGATACGCAGGAGCGAGCCTGGATGCAGAAGGGCGCGCGGGAGCCTGGAGCTGCAGCGCGAACGAACCGCAG CCGCAGCTGA